From the genome of Methanococcoides methylutens, one region includes:
- a CDS encoding carboxymuconolactone decarboxylase family protein — MRMLEEFFPEFTEKLDEIDKLYADNRTIDEKTYQFICFALSIKARSKPCVLKHFKGALEAGATVKELSYIFALTMREAAGADDCWTHDVIGDWKEILKGNVSCSCCGDEE, encoded by the coding sequence ATGAGAATGTTAGAAGAATTCTTCCCGGAATTTACGGAAAAGCTTGATGAGATCGACAAGTTGTATGCCGATAATAGAACCATTGATGAAAAGACATATCAGTTCATCTGTTTTGCTCTTTCCATCAAGGCAAGATCAAAACCCTGTGTGCTCAAACATTTCAAAGGTGCTCTTGAGGCCGGGGCTACTGTCAAGGAGCTATCGTACATATTTGCCCTTACAATGAGAGAGGCTGCAGGTGCTGATGATTGCTGGACACATGATGTCATTGGGGATTGGAAGGAGATCCTCAAAGGTAATGTTTCCTGTAGTTGCTGTGGCGATGAAGAATAA